CCTTAATTTCCATGCTGCTGTGCAAGTAAGCAGCAAGCATTAGATTAATGCAAATTATAACGTATTGTGTACCTGTCacacaaaaagaagaaggaatAAACATGTACCAGTGAGATTACATGGCAGTGCTTCAAGTATTGAGTCACGATATCAGCAGAATAGCTTCAAACTATCATTAAAGGAATAAACATTTACCAAAGACACTTCCATTGGCTGCATTTAGCTGAAACCATGTTTGAGTTGCATTAGCAAGTCCTCTAGCAGAAATTCTTGATCCTCAATTCCTGAATTTTAACAGAATTTTCAACTGAATATGCAACAATGTTTGAGGAAAATAACTTTTTCAGTTAAAAGCTAGAAAATGAGGAAATTCCATTTGGATGGCCCACTTTACTAGTTTTAACTCGTACCTTCAGTTGCAGGAACTGAGTTCAAATCAGTTCTGACTTTTGAGACATCCTGCTGtcatactaaattttaaaagaaagatCCATTCCTTGTGCAATTTAAATTGCATTATTGTTATGTATATAATCAGTTGAGCAGGTCTCAGCTAGTAAGCGTCACTAAACCTTTCATCATTCTGACCCTTAATCTGCTTGAATCAGAATTAGAGGTTCGCATCAGGCCCAGACACTATGACACATGTTAGGCTAGTTAGTTTTTGAACTCTTCACAATTTTCATAGaagtaaaaaagagaaaatggcCTCTAAAATTTCAATACCTTTAGCAAATATTGCCGATAAGTTAGATGAACAGCTCTCCTTAAAAAGGTAATGGCTCCTTAATTTTCATGCTGCCGCATATGTGAATGCTACAAAAATAACAAGCATTTAGATTGATTGAAACTATAAGATATTATGTAGTAGTCACTTAAGATGCCAACTGATTTAAGACAAGGATATCCATTTGTTTTCTTATAATTGCACAAAAGAAACTTATGCATGACAAGACATGGAAATGGAATACTTACATAAAAAGCTAATTCCTCAAGCATGCTTGAAGATTTTATCTTCAACTGCAATCTTAACCCAAGCTGAACTAGTGCTAGATCTCACCCAGAACATGCATTCAGTGATAAAAGCTCCAAGCAGTCCtgcaattataaaaattatttttgaagtgAAGGAATTGACTTCAAATTATAAAACTATAAACGTTACACAAAAAAAAAGAGGATCATTGAATAGAAAAAGCTTGTTGTATTTGAGTAACTTCCATATTAAATGCCTAAAGAAAAGTCTTCAATTTGGGAAAGATAGCATATCAATAAAGTTGTAGCAAAAGCAGACAATTGGACAATTGGACAATTGGATGGAAGGAATAAGTTAAAATTGAAGAAATTTGAAGCGTCCAAATAccattttttccagaaataatAACAAATTTTGAAAGCATTTTAATGAACTCCAGAATAATTAATGTGCATAAGTAACTGACAAGGGAATGAgatggagaaaaataaaaacttgaaGAAGCAATTTTAATCTAGTGGCTATAGTAATTGCCTTGGTTGGTCACATGGTTATTTATATAGAAAAAATAGAGACATTGCTAACAATGTGATACCCCTCTGATATGGATGGTACAGAAGCAGTAACAGTACATACCCCAAATCCCATCTAAAAGTTCAGAAGCAGTAGCAGTGCATGCCCCAAGATACCTAGACCacaaagagagaaaaagaatatAAATTGCTTATAATAAATTCTTGCCACTGAAATTATAGTAATGAATTACTAGATATTGTCATTGTTACACACCACTAGTTCAACATCTATGAAGGACAACTTTGACATTTAAGACAAATTATTGCAAGATATCTGTCAACCTGCAacattaataagaaaaaaaaaatgaaaattttaatcccTAACAATGATGTCTGCTTCTAACATAGAGGAAAAgttattaatgtttattgaaGAGGATTAGGTCGTACCAGGAGAAAAATCTGATTCTTCTGATCATAGTTTATAGCAGCCATCCTCTTGAATCCATATTTTGTCAATGATAATATTTGGGATGTGAGCAATCTTGGGCCAATCAGCACCCATGTTGTTTTTGCATCTTTCTGATATTTGAGGACATTCTAAAATGCAGAAATATTGTAATCCAGTGATGCTTTTTATCCAATCTGGTAAAGATGTCAAATTAGGACAACTTGTGATTGTGAGCCTACTTAGAGTAGGAAGATGTTGAAGTCCCTTTGGGACTGATGCCAATTTGGTCAAATTGGAAAATGCAAGCCGTTGGAGTCTTCCAAGGCATTGCCATGGCATGTCACTATGATCCTCTAAATAAAGTAAATCAAGCTCCTCACAAGCCACAAATACAAGAGTCTCAAGGGAGGCCAGATGCCGCAAAGCAGAAGACACCTTTGTTAGTCGTGGACAATATCGAATATCAAGACGTTGGACTGATGTGAGATTTGTCAGCAACTCCTCTGGCAAAAGTTCTAGATCCTCAATTCCCTCGATATGCAACAGTTGCAATTCAGAAGGGGAAACCGAAGAACACGAAGAGGTAGATGGGGATACTGAAATGTTCATCTTCAGTATGTCCTCCAATGACTTCTTGCTGGCATTTGTCAACGCCAATTCTTGGACAGATGGAATGAGAGGCATTGTAGTGAGGTTAGGGCAAGATTTGACTTCCAAATAAAGAAGACAGTGAAATTGTAGCGACTGAGATGTGGATGTATGACTTCTCCATCCCTTCAGATTTGGGCAATTGAAGAGCCAGAGTTTCTCCAGAGATGGGAAGAATAATGCACTATCACAATTAATCTCACTCTCTATATACTCCAGATCAGTGAAATCACGAATGCACAGAGTTTTAAGTGAAGGGAATTGATCCAAGGGTGGAAAATGTTGGCATCTTATGCAGTTATCAAGTACAAGCTCCACCAAATTAGTGAGGGAAGAAATCCAACTAGGAAATACTAGTCTTCCACTACCATACACCCTCAACCCTTTCAGATTAAAGTGCGGGTGCAGCTCTTCTAATGATATTTCTCGGTCGTTTTCAGCATCACTGTCATCATCTTCATAGGGCTCACCCAGTTTCCATGCTAATTTCAAGGATGGAAGGTGTTGCTTCTCTTTCAAATTGGCAGCCTCAAATTCAGATGCTggatttttcacatacagaagaTTCAAAATCTCTAGATCTTCTCTCAAATTATTCAAGTAACGCAATTCACTGAGTCCACCACTACGTTTGTGAATACTGTTATCTTTTGCCACCATGAACATTGATAAACGCTCAAGGGAAGTCAATTGACCAATCCCTAGTGGCATATGAGTCAAAGCAACACATCCACCAAGGTTAAGCCGCTGGAGATTGACTAACTTTTTGATATGCTTAGGCAACTGCTTAAGCCTTTTGCAGTCTATTAGGATCAGAATGTGCAGGTTTTGAAGTTTAATTATGGAATCCGGAAGGATCTCAATGCCCTCACTATAAGAAAGATCAAGGAACCTTATGTGAATCAATTTGACAATAGAAGGTGGCAGTCTCTCAAATCTCATACCCCACAAAATCAATACCCTTACACAACTTAACTGGGaaaatatttcatggcattcttCTTCATCTTGCTTTGTTGACCATGATATAAACGATCTTAACTTTGTTGCACTAGGTAAACGCTCTGTAACTTTACGCCATGACTCAACATCAGAATCAATCAACAAATGTCGAACTCCTTCAAAACGATTTGCATCTGAATTTAATGAAACGTTTTCCTCTTTGGCTACTAGCTTGGCAAGATCATACATCAAATCATGCATTTCCACAAATATTACATTGCCCAAATCATCTTTTTCTACGATTTGAAAGAATGACCTCCATACAAGATCTTTCAAATATTCTAAACCTTTATCTCTAAGACTTCGTGTTAAATCCGAAGATTTAATAAATCCTTGTGCCATCCAAAGACTCACCAAATAGGTTACATCAATTTGAAAACCTTTCGGAAGTAAACTATAATAAGCAAAACAACGCTTCAAATGAGAAGGTAAATGGGTATAACTCAACTTGAGAGTTTGCATAATCTTATTCTCCCCttcattcaaatttgaaaaccCTTTTGCTTTCAACAGTTGCCACTCATCTATTGTATTTGTAAAATACAACACACGTCCTATTACACTTATGGCTAAAGGGACTCTCCCACACATTTCAACAATTTCTCTTCCAACTTTCTCATGTTGTAAGCTAGGCACTTGCCCTGGTTTAAAGGCCATTTTCTTAAGTAAGGACCACGACTCATCAACAGGTAGGCCTTCTAAGTAATGTGTTTCTTCTGATCTTATAATCTCGGAAACCATTTGATAGCGTGCAGTCACTATTATTTTGCTTCCACTTGCACCTCCAGCTAACAAATCCTTCAACTTAAACCATTTCTCGGAATCCTGATTCCATAAATCATCCAAAACAAGTAAATacttttttctattaattttctcATGAAGAATATCTTTCAATGTATTTAGATTTCCATGTTTCCCAACATAAGGAGATTCCAAGATCTTTTCAACAATTTCTTTTACATCAAATTTTTCAGAAACATGCACCCACATTTTGAGCTCAAAGTTTGATTTCACCTTTTCATCGTTAAATGCAAGTTGAGCAAGTGTTGTCTTTCCTTGACCTCCTATACCAACAATGGAAATGATTGACACATTCTCCTCATAACTAGAATCCAGaagaaaatcaataattttctcATTATCGTCTTCTCTACCAACAACTCCTTGAGGCAAAGATGAGTGAGTTTGCTCTCTTTCCTCAACCCTAGGAGTTGGGATCTCATTGCGCTCATTTAAGTGAAACCTCCTATTTGCAGCAATCTCAtctaatttatttctaattttttcaATCTTATAAGCCATTTTAAGGCCATAAGCAAATGGGTTTGAGCTTGAAAAGAAGAATCCTACCTCCTTCACCATTCTATCACCGATCATCATCTGCTTCAATAAAACATCTGTGGAGAACTCATCTAACAAGTCATCAGCATCATAAAATGCTTCTTTGAGTGAATCAACCCAATCTTTCACTTGATGACTCTGCCAATACTGTTCCTCTGCATCAAGAAGCACAGCTTGGATAGTTGAAACTGTCCTCCGAAGTTTCTCAAGCTCCTCTTTGACACCCAGGTACAGCTTGGTCTTTTGATGAACTAGTGAACCCAGTTTCTTAATGATTTCAACAGTAATGCCGGAGAGAACTGCATCTGCCATTGCTTTTCAAGAGATTGGAAAGTAAGAGAAGGATTATGAAGGTGACTGTCTGGAGGATATTCTTATAccaaattaaaaatacatatatatttttggtGGACCTACGTTGACTTAAAAGAATACTCTTTAATTAAGTGAGAATTAATACTGCTACCTGAATTTTAACAAATTCATTAGTTTATTCttataagtttttaaatttaattaaaatattattttaattatattttaaaataataattttttaattgaatttaaaaattactgggacataataataaatttcttaaaaattcaaaaatataataataaatttcctaaaatttaagaaaacctAAATGTAATTCTCGCCGCTTTTAatcacattaaaaaattttaaaaactaattatttaatctattaaatttaataaaactcattaattaattagaatatCTATTTAAAAACACTCCTTAAAAcgtctttaaaatattaaaaagtctactaatcaattttttttaattttaaatattaaatatcatattatttattctctatagtattaataaaatttattgattaaacttttaattttataaaaaaataatacatcTTAATTTTTAGCATAATATTATTTCAGtatttatcttaaaaatatataactaGTTAAcctgattaaaatttaatttttattggtgGTAATCTCTACACTTTGAGAAActtttactaaataaataagTTGCTTCATATAATATAAGATCGATGTTGCATTCCAAAGAAGggtgtaaattttaaaatatttttaaaaaatatttttttaaaatttaaaaatattttccttatGCATTCCAAAGAAGggtgtaaatttttttaataaaatgaaagtgaaaggaaaaaaTGGAGTTGGATGGTTGTAAGCAAGTCAAGGTCTTGCTTTGTAAGGTACTGAAATTGTGGATGCAATCAATTCATGTGGAACCCATGAAGAAAAATCCATGTTCTTGTGTTAATAGATTTTTActataataaagaaaattaaataaaaaaaaagacaataattaaactaaaaatagaCATAATAATGTAAACGGAACATAATAactgaactaaaattttaaattcaacatAATAATTTCATTGAATAGTATTATTTTCAAGCATTTAAATCATTTGTAACCTTCTTTTTGGTATgacttatttttgaaaaatatttaaattaatttttataaaattatataaaattttaattttcgaaatgaaaattttgtaaattaattaaaaataattattatttaatacttGGATCATCTCTTGATTGAGAAGTTGAATTTTCTGATATAGAGAAAGAGAAGATAAGACTAAGCATTTTCaatttgccttttttttttttttatgtggtTGCTCTTGATTTTTCATGGTCAATAATGAGATTAAACAAGATTTTGTTACAACGATTGCGGGaagatataaaataa
This region of Manihot esculenta cultivar AM560-2 chromosome 10, M.esculenta_v8, whole genome shotgun sequence genomic DNA includes:
- the LOC110624916 gene encoding putative disease resistance protein RGA3, with protein sequence MADAVLSGITVEIIKKLGSLVHQKTKLYLGVKEELEKLRRTVSTIQAVLLDAEEQYWQSHQVKDWVDSLKEAFYDADDLLDEFSTDVLLKQMMIGDRMVKEVGFFFSSSNPFAYGLKMAYKIEKIRNKLDEIAANRRFHLNERNEIPTPRVEEREQTHSSLPQGVVGREDDNEKIIDFLLDSSYEENVSIISIVGIGGQGKTTLAQLAFNDEKVKSNFELKMWVHVSEKFDVKEIVEKILESPYVGKHGNLNTLKDILHEKINRKKYLLVLDDLWNQDSEKWFKLKDLLAGGASGSKIIVTARYQMVSEIIRSEETHYLEGLPVDESWSLLKKMAFKPGQVPSLQHEKVGREIVEMCGRVPLAISVIGRVLYFTNTIDEWQLLKAKGFSNLNEGENKIMQTLKLSYTHLPSHLKRCFAYYSLLPKGFQIDVTYLVSLWMAQGFIKSSDLTRSLRDKGLEYLKDLVWRSFFQIVEKDDLGNVIFVEMHDLMYDLAKLVAKEENVSLNSDANRFEGVRHLLIDSDVESWRKVTERLPSATKLRSFISWSTKQDEEECHEIFSQLSCVRVLILWGMRFERLPPSIVKLIHIRFLDLSYSEGIEILPDSIIKLQNLHILILIDCKRLKQLPKHIKKLVNLQRLNLGGCVALTHMPLGIGQLTSLERLSMFMVAKDNSIHKRSGGLSELRYLNNLREDLEILNLLYVKNPASEFEAANLKEKQHLPSLKLAWKLGEPYEDDDSDAENDREISLEELHPHFNLKGLRVYGSGRLVFPSWISSLTNLVELVLDNCIRCQHFPPLDQFPSLKTLCIRDFTDLEYIESEINCDSALFFPSLEKLWLFNCPNLKGWRSHTSTSQSLQFHCLLYLEVKSCPNLTTMPLIPSVQELALTNASKKSLEDILKMNISVSPSTSSCSSVSPSELQLLHIEGIEDLELLPEELLTNLTSVQRLDIRYCPRLTKVSSALRHLASLETLVFVACEELDLLYLEDHSDMPWQCLGRLQRLAFSNLTKLASVPKGLQHLPTLSRLTITSCPNLTSLPDWIKSITGLQYFCILECPQISERCKNNMGADWPKIAHIPNIIIDKIWIQEDGCYKL